In one window of Caldisalinibacter kiritimatiensis DNA:
- a CDS encoding aminotransferase class V-fold PLP-dependent enzyme gives MIYLDNAATSYPKPNIVYETMMKAMKEYGANPGRSGHKLALEAGRGIFETRELLSKLFNIDNPMNIVFTHNATDALNLGIKGLLKPGDHVITTSMEHNSVLRPLKALEKAGVETTIIQCSPTGEIDVADIEKSIKDDTRLIVTTHASNLTGTIYPIREIGEIAKKYGIVYMVDAAQSAGVYDIDVQEMNIDMLAFPGHKGLLGPQGTGGLYIREGLDLHQLKEGGTGSKSNLLTQPDFLPDKFESGTPNTPGIIGLGAGIKYILERGIEDIRNHEKELTKYFIEELKKIQEVKLYGPCNVEKQAAVVSINIGDEDSSEVSYILDNVFNIAVRPGLHCAPLAHKTIGAYEQGTIRFSMGVFNTFNDIEKAVEAVRKISEEI, from the coding sequence ATGATTTATTTAGATAATGCAGCTACTTCGTATCCGAAGCCTAATATTGTATATGAAACAATGATGAAGGCTATGAAAGAGTATGGGGCTAATCCTGGACGTTCAGGACATAAGTTGGCACTTGAAGCTGGAAGGGGTATATTTGAAACAAGAGAGTTATTGAGTAAACTATTTAATATAGATAATCCAATGAATATAGTATTTACTCATAATGCTACTGATGCATTGAACCTAGGTATAAAAGGATTACTTAAACCAGGTGACCATGTTATAACTACATCAATGGAGCACAATTCAGTGTTAAGACCATTAAAGGCTTTAGAAAAAGCCGGGGTAGAAACGACTATCATTCAGTGTAGCCCAACAGGAGAAATTGATGTTGCAGATATTGAAAAAAGCATAAAGGACGATACAAGATTAATAGTCACTACTCACGCATCTAATTTAACAGGTACTATATATCCGATAAGGGAAATTGGGGAAATCGCTAAGAAATATGGTATAGTGTACATGGTTGATGCGGCTCAATCTGCAGGAGTATATGATATTGATGTACAAGAAATGAATATTGATATGTTAGCTTTTCCTGGACACAAAGGCTTATTAGGACCTCAAGGGACAGGAGGACTATATATAAGAGAGGGGTTAGATTTACATCAGTTAAAAGAAGGAGGAACTGGAAGTAAATCAAATTTATTAACACAGCCGGATTTTTTACCTGATAAATTTGAAAGTGGTACTCCTAACACTCCAGGGATAATTGGATTAGGAGCAGGAATTAAGTATATATTAGAAAGAGGAATAGAAGATATTAGAAATCATGAAAAGGAATTAACTAAATATTTCATAGAAGAACTAAAAAAAATACAAGAAGTTAAACTTTATGGACCATGTAATGTAGAAAAACAAGCAGCTGTCGTTTCAATTAATATAGGAGATGAAGATTCTTCTGAAGTTAGTTACATACTAGATAATGTGTTTAATATAGCCGTTAGACCTGGGCTTCATTGTGCTCCGTTAGCACATAAAACTATAGGAGCCTATGAACAGGGAACTATCAGATTTAGTATGGGAGTATTCAATACATTTAATGATATAGAAAAAGCTGTCGAAGCTGTAAGAAAGATTTCCGAGGAAATATAA
- a CDS encoding NADH-dependent [FeFe] hydrogenase, group A6 — MNKVTITIDNQTIEVPENYTVLEAARSIGIDIPTLCYLKDVNEVGACRMCLVEVEGARNLQTSCVLPVRDGMVVKTNTKKVREARKATLELILSNHERECLTCSRNNNCELQALAEELGVRDIPFEGEKTNLPLDLSSKSVVRDPNKCILCGRCVSVCAQVQTVGVLGFRERGFETTVGPAYDKGLGEVPCINCGQCIAACPVGALREKESIDYVWEALDDDSKHVVVQTAPAVRAALGEEFGLEMGTRVTGRMAAALRRLGFDKVFDTDFAADLTIMEEGHELLGRLQNGGKLPMITSCSPGWIKFCEHNYPEFLDNLSTCKSPQEMMGAVIKSYYAEKNNIDPKDIVVVSVMPCTAKKFEADREELAATGYQDVDYVITTRELGRMIKQARIDFVNLPDEDFDEILGESTGAAVIFGVTGGVMEAALRTVAEVVTGKELEKIEFEQVRGMEGIKEAEVTLGDKTVKVAIAHGTGNARKLLDDVKAGKKEYHFIEIMACPGGCINGGGQPHVSAKDRYTKDVKAERAKALYAEDEAKTIRKSHENPMIKKIYEEYLGEPNGHKSHKLLHTHYAPRDNYPVDDEANFKEITADFKEAAACNE; from the coding sequence TTGAATAAAGTTACCATTACTATAGATAACCAAACAATTGAGGTTCCAGAGAATTATACGGTTCTAGAAGCTGCTAGAAGCATCGGTATAGATATTCCTACTCTTTGTTATTTGAAAGATGTAAATGAAGTTGGAGCTTGTAGAATGTGTCTTGTTGAAGTTGAAGGAGCTAGAAATCTTCAAACTTCATGTGTACTTCCAGTAAGAGATGGAATGGTAGTAAAAACAAATACTAAAAAAGTTAGAGAAGCTAGAAAAGCTACTTTAGAATTAATTCTTTCTAACCATGAAAGAGAATGTTTAACTTGTTCAAGAAATAATAATTGTGAATTACAAGCATTAGCTGAAGAATTGGGAGTTAGAGATATACCATTTGAAGGTGAAAAAACAAATTTACCATTAGACCTTTCATCAAAATCAGTAGTTAGAGACCCTAATAAATGTATATTATGTGGTAGATGTGTAAGTGTGTGTGCTCAAGTACAAACAGTTGGAGTATTAGGATTTAGAGAAAGAGGATTTGAAACAACTGTTGGACCAGCATACGATAAAGGATTGGGCGAAGTTCCATGTATAAACTGTGGTCAATGTATCGCAGCTTGTCCAGTTGGAGCATTAAGAGAAAAAGAGTCAATTGATTATGTATGGGAAGCATTAGATGACGATAGTAAGCACGTAGTAGTTCAAACAGCACCAGCAGTTAGAGCTGCTTTAGGAGAAGAATTTGGTCTTGAAATGGGAACAAGAGTTACAGGAAGAATGGCTGCAGCGTTAAGAAGACTTGGATTTGACAAGGTATTTGATACAGACTTCGCAGCAGACTTAACAATAATGGAAGAAGGACATGAGCTATTAGGTAGATTACAAAACGGTGGAAAATTACCAATGATTACTTCTTGTTCTCCAGGATGGATTAAGTTCTGTGAGCATAATTATCCAGAGTTCTTAGATAACTTATCAACTTGTAAATCACCACAAGAAATGATGGGTGCTGTAATCAAATCATACTATGCTGAAAAGAATAATATTGACCCTAAAGATATAGTAGTAGTTTCTGTAATGCCATGTACAGCTAAGAAATTCGAGGCTGATAGAGAAGAATTAGCTGCTACAGGATACCAAGATGTAGATTATGTAATTACTACAAGAGAGTTAGGTAGAATGATTAAGCAAGCTAGAATTGACTTTGTAAATCTACCAGATGAAGATTTTGATGAAATATTAGGTGAATCAACAGGTGCTGCAGTAATATTCGGTGTAACTGGTGGAGTTATGGAAGCAGCATTAAGAACAGTAGCAGAGGTTGTTACTGGCAAAGAATTAGAAAAAATAGAATTTGAGCAAGTAAGAGGTATGGAAGGAATTAAAGAAGCTGAAGTTACTTTAGGAGATAAAACTGTAAAAGTAGCAATTGCTCATGGTACTGGTAATGCAAGAAAATTACTAGACGATGTAAAAGCAGGAAAGAAAGAATATCACTTTATAGAAATTATGGCTTGTCCAGGTGGATGTATAAATGGTGGAGGACAGCCACATGTAAGTGCCAAAGATAGATATACTAAAGATGTAAAAGCAGAAAGAGCTAAAGCTTTATATGCAGAAGACGAAGCTAAGACAATTAGAAAATCACATGAAAACCCAATGATTAAGAAGATATATGAAGAGTATTTAGGAGAGCCAAACGGACACAAATCTCATAAATTACTTCACACTCATTATGCACCAAGAGATAATTATCCAGTAGATGATGAAGCAAACTTCAAAGAAATAACTGCAGATTTTAAAGAAGCAGCAGCTTGCAATGAGTAA
- the nuoF gene encoding NADH-quinone oxidoreductase subunit NuoF produces MEFYRAHILVCGGTGCTSSSSDKIEEEFIAKLEEKELDKEVKVVRTGCFGLCEVGPIVVVYPEGAFYSHVKVEDVERIVEEHILKGRIVEDLLYTGAKAEDTIKSIDEVDFYKKQRRVALRNCGAINPEDINEYIAFDGYMALGKVLTEMTPKEVIEEIKKSGLRGRGGGGFPTGLKWEFTAKAEGDQKYVLCNADEGDPGAFMDRSILEGDPHAVIEAMAIAGYAVGANQGYIYVRAEYPIAVQRLQIAIKQAKEKGLLGEDIFGTGFNFDLEVRLGAGAFVCGEETALIASIEGERGMPRNKPPYPANKGLWGKPTLINNVETYANIPQIILKGADWFGGIGTENSKGTKVFALGGKIKNTGLVEIPMGTTLREVIYEVGGGIPNGKKFKAVQTGGPSGGCIPAEYLDTPIDYDSLTELGSMMGSGGMIVMDEDTCMVDIARFFLDFTVEESCGKCPPCRIGTKRMLEILEKITSGKGEPGDIEKLEKLAENIKSSALCGLGQTAPNPVLSTLKYFRDEYEAHVYDKKCPAGSCKALLSYKIIEDKCKGCGLCAKACPADAISGEIKNPHVIDTDKCVKCGACIEKCPFDAIVTI; encoded by the coding sequence ATGGAATTCTACAGAGCGCATATACTTGTATGTGGTGGTACTGGATGTACTTCATCAAGCTCAGATAAAATAGAAGAAGAATTTATAGCAAAGCTAGAAGAGAAAGAATTAGATAAAGAAGTTAAAGTTGTTAGAACTGGATGTTTCGGATTATGTGAAGTTGGACCTATAGTAGTTGTATATCCTGAAGGTGCTTTCTACAGCCACGTAAAGGTTGAGGATGTAGAAAGAATAGTAGAGGAACACATTTTAAAAGGAAGAATAGTAGAAGACTTATTATACACAGGAGCAAAAGCAGAAGATACTATTAAATCAATAGACGAAGTTGATTTCTATAAGAAACAAAGAAGAGTAGCATTAAGAAACTGTGGTGCAATTAACCCTGAAGATATTAACGAATATATTGCTTTTGATGGATATATGGCTTTAGGTAAAGTATTAACTGAAATGACTCCAAAAGAAGTTATAGAAGAAATTAAAAAATCAGGTTTAAGAGGTAGAGGTGGTGGAGGATTTCCTACAGGACTTAAGTGGGAATTCACTGCTAAAGCAGAAGGAGACCAAAAATATGTATTATGTAATGCTGACGAAGGAGACCCAGGAGCTTTCATGGATAGAAGTATCCTTGAAGGGGACCCACATGCAGTAATAGAAGCAATGGCCATTGCGGGCTATGCTGTAGGTGCAAACCAAGGATATATCTATGTAAGAGCTGAGTATCCAATCGCGGTTCAAAGACTTCAAATAGCTATTAAGCAAGCTAAAGAAAAAGGATTATTAGGAGAAGATATATTCGGAACTGGATTTAATTTTGATTTAGAAGTTAGATTAGGTGCCGGAGCTTTCGTATGTGGTGAAGAAACTGCACTTATTGCTTCTATAGAAGGCGAAAGAGGTATGCCAAGAAACAAGCCGCCTTATCCGGCAAACAAAGGATTATGGGGCAAACCAACATTAATCAATAACGTTGAGACTTACGCAAATATTCCTCAAATTATTCTAAAAGGTGCAGATTGGTTCGGTGGAATCGGAACAGAAAACTCAAAGGGAACAAAGGTATTCGCATTAGGTGGTAAGATTAAGAATACTGGTCTAGTTGAAATCCCAATGGGTACTACTTTAAGAGAAGTAATTTATGAAGTTGGTGGAGGAATTCCTAACGGTAAGAAATTCAAAGCCGTTCAAACAGGAGGTCCTTCAGGTGGATGTATTCCAGCTGAATATTTAGATACACCAATCGATTACGATTCATTAACAGAGCTTGGTTCTATGATGGGTTCTGGTGGTATGATTGTAATGGACGAAGATACTTGTATGGTTGACATAGCAAGATTCTTCTTAGACTTTACAGTTGAAGAGTCATGCGGTAAATGTCCTCCATGTAGAATAGGAACTAAGAGAATGTTAGAAATATTAGAAAAGATTACTTCAGGTAAAGGTGAACCAGGAGATATAGAAAAGCTTGAAAAATTAGCTGAAAACATTAAATCATCAGCATTATGTGGTTTAGGTCAAACAGCTCCTAATCCAGTATTATCAACATTAAAATATTTCAGAGATGAGTATGAAGCACACGTATATGACAAGAAATGCCCTGCTGGTTCATGTAAAGCATTATTATCATATAAAATTATTGAAGATAAATGTAAAGGATGCGGACTATGTGCTAAAGCATGTCCTGCAGATGCTATTTCAGGTGAAATAAAGAATCCACATGTTATAGATACAGATAAATGTGTTAAGTGTGGAGCTTGTATAGAAAAATGTCCATTCGATGCAATTGTAACTATATAA
- a CDS encoding (2Fe-2S) ferredoxin domain-containing protein codes for MKTLEELKKIREEARKTVDIRKNKKGTRIVVGMATCGISAGARPVLKALLEEVQKRNLEDVVVTQTGCIGVCRLEPIVEVYRPNEEKVTYVEMTPEKAKRVIVEHIVNGNVVNEYTIGAYED; via the coding sequence ATGAAAACATTAGAAGAATTAAAAAAGATTAGAGAAGAAGCCAGAAAGACTGTTGATATAAGAAAGAATAAAAAAGGAACAAGAATAGTAGTAGGTATGGCTACTTGCGGTATTTCAGCGGGAGCAAGACCTGTGTTAAAGGCTCTTCTAGAAGAAGTTCAGAAGAGAAATTTAGAAGATGTCGTGGTAACACAAACAGGATGTATTGGTGTATGTAGACTAGAGCCTATTGTTGAGGTTTACAGACCTAATGAAGAAAAAGTAACTTATGTAGAAATGACTCCTGAGAAGGCTAAAAGAGTTATAGTTGAGCACATTGTTAATGGAAACGTAGTTAATGAATATACAATAGGAGCATACGAAGATTAA
- a CDS encoding complex I 24 kDa subunit family protein: protein MENKGGFKVEFKFDLKENAEKLEQLKKVIQENKNKKGALMPVLHEAQKIFGYLPIEVQRMISEGLNIPLAEIYGVATFYSQFTLIPKGKYEIGVCLGTACYVKGAQDVIDKIKEILDIEVGGTTKNKKFSLQATRCIGACGLAPVMTINDDVYGRLKAEDVPGILKKYMEE, encoded by the coding sequence ATGGAGAATAAAGGAGGTTTTAAAGTGGAGTTCAAATTTGATTTAAAAGAGAATGCAGAGAAGTTAGAACAGCTTAAAAAGGTTATTCAAGAGAATAAGAACAAAAAAGGCGCACTAATGCCAGTTTTACACGAAGCACAAAAAATATTTGGATATCTACCAATTGAAGTTCAAAGAATGATATCAGAAGGACTTAATATACCTCTAGCGGAAATATACGGTGTAGCTACTTTCTACTCACAATTCACACTAATACCAAAAGGTAAATATGAAATTGGAGTTTGTTTAGGTACAGCTTGTTATGTAAAGGGTGCACAAGATGTAATTGATAAGATTAAGGAAATACTAGATATCGAAGTAGGTGGAACTACTAAAAATAAAAAATTCTCATTACAAGCAACTAGATGTATAGGAGCTTGTGGTTTAGCACCAGTTATGACAATCAATGATGACGTATATGGTAGATTAAAAGCTGAAGATGTACCAGGAATATTAAAGAAATACATGGAGGAGTAA
- a CDS encoding PhzF family phenazine biosynthesis protein: MDYILYQVDVFTEKPFEGNPAGIVPDAKGLTEETMQKIATEINVSETAFVTPINKKEYQVRFFTPECEIDLCGHATIATFFTLAHKGYIDSIKDGALRVYQITKVGRLPVDIYFKNGQVDKVMMHQDKPKSLGTVNNLKEISEALSIKLEDIGIGNREFKSEIISTGLPDIILPVKSKAILDNLKIDFPKLKQISKQYNVIGLHVFCIENEKKVEKVYCRNFAPIVGINEESATGTSNGALIYYLKKNNILKKDTLIAYQGEHLGRPSEIFCEIEQTENDYIVKVGGRSHLVLESVILI; this comes from the coding sequence ATGGATTATATTTTATATCAAGTAGATGTATTTACTGAGAAACCTTTTGAAGGTAATCCTGCAGGTATAGTACCAGATGCAAAAGGTTTAACAGAGGAAACTATGCAAAAAATAGCTACAGAAATTAACGTTTCAGAAACAGCATTCGTAACCCCTATCAATAAAAAAGAATATCAAGTTAGATTTTTTACTCCAGAATGTGAAATTGATTTGTGTGGACATGCCACAATAGCAACATTTTTTACTTTAGCTCATAAAGGATATATTGATAGCATAAAGGATGGAGCTTTAAGAGTTTATCAAATAACCAAAGTAGGAAGACTACCGGTAGACATATACTTTAAAAATGGACAAGTAGATAAAGTAATGATGCATCAAGATAAACCAAAGTCGTTAGGTACAGTAAACAATCTAAAAGAGATAAGTGAAGCATTAAGCATAAAGCTAGAAGATATAGGAATAGGGAATCGTGAGTTTAAATCTGAAATTATATCCACAGGATTGCCAGATATTATATTACCAGTTAAAAGCAAAGCTATATTAGACAATCTGAAAATTGATTTTCCTAAATTAAAACAAATATCAAAACAATATAATGTTATTGGTTTACATGTGTTTTGTATAGAAAATGAAAAAAAAGTAGAAAAGGTGTATTGTAGGAATTTTGCACCTATTGTAGGAATAAATGAAGAATCTGCTACTGGAACTTCTAATGGAGCTCTTATATACTATTTAAAGAAAAACAATATTTTAAAGAAAGATACTTTAATTGCTTATCAAGGTGAACATCTAGGTAGACCTAGTGAAATTTTTTGTGAGATAGAACAAACAGAAAATGATTATATAGTAAAGGTTGGAGGTAGATCTCATTTAGTCCTAGAGAGTGTAATTTTAATATAA
- a CDS encoding ParB/RepB/Spo0J family partition protein, producing MAKKKRGLGKGLSALIPDEPKEEIIEEAGEKIVSLDISLIEPNDEQPRRHFDEQSLYELTKSIEAHGVLQPIIVRKKGKGYQIVAGERRWRAAKEAGLKEIPCLVKELEQIKSTEIALIENIQREDLNPIEEALAYNGLMDKYDFTQEEVADIVGKSRSYIANVTRLLNLDERVLEYISTGRLSSGHGRALLSIRDSELQYGTAIKIMEKGLSVRETEKLIKEMKNKKKNKRKNKVQKKKDPILIELEDNLTKVLGTKVQISKGRKKGKIEIEYYSDEDLERILDIISNA from the coding sequence ATGGCTAAAAAGAAACGAGGTTTAGGGAAAGGATTATCAGCTTTAATTCCAGATGAACCAAAAGAAGAGATTATAGAAGAAGCTGGAGAAAAAATTGTAAGTTTAGATATTTCTTTAATTGAACCTAATGATGAACAACCTAGACGGCATTTCGATGAGCAATCACTATACGAGCTAACAAAATCTATTGAAGCCCATGGAGTTTTACAACCTATTATAGTCAGAAAGAAAGGAAAGGGTTATCAGATAGTAGCAGGAGAAAGAAGATGGAGAGCTGCTAAAGAGGCGGGTCTTAAAGAAATACCTTGTTTAGTAAAAGAGCTAGAACAAATAAAATCTACTGAAATAGCGTTAATAGAAAATATACAAAGAGAAGATTTGAACCCAATAGAAGAAGCACTAGCCTATAATGGATTAATGGACAAGTATGATTTTACACAAGAAGAAGTGGCAGATATAGTTGGTAAAAGTAGATCATATATTGCGAATGTAACGAGATTATTAAATCTAGATGAGAGAGTATTAGAGTACATATCAACAGGAAGATTAAGTAGTGGCCATGGACGAGCATTATTGTCAATAAGAGATTCTGAATTACAATACGGAACAGCAATAAAAATAATGGAAAAAGGGTTAAGTGTTAGAGAGACAGAAAAATTAATAAAAGAAATGAAAAATAAAAAGAAGAATAAAAGAAAGAATAAAGTACAAAAGAAGAAGGATCCAATACTTATAGAATTAGAAGATAATTTAACTAAAGTATTAGGAACCAAGGTACAAATAAGTAAGGGAAGGAAAAAAGGAAAAATAGAAATAGAGTATTATAGTGATGAAGATTTAGAAAGAATTTTAGATATTATTTCAAACGCTTAA
- a CDS encoding ParA family protein, translating to MAKVIAIFNQKGGVGKTTTNVNLSACLAELGKKILVVDIDPQGNTTSGFGIDKNSLELSTYDILINNVGVDESTINTNIKNLFLVPSNVELAGAEIELTKSEHRELALKNAIKKIKEDYDFIFIDCPPSLGLLTINALAAVDSVVIPIQCEYYALEGVSQLMDTIKLVKKNLNPKLEIEGVVLSMFDGRTNLSIQVVEEVKKYFKGKVFTTIIPRNVRLAEAPSYGLSILEYDPKSRGAEAYKELAEEFISNMEDVI from the coding sequence GTGGCAAAGGTAATAGCAATTTTTAATCAAAAGGGTGGGGTAGGAAAAACTACTACCAATGTAAACTTAAGTGCTTGTTTAGCAGAATTGGGTAAAAAAATTCTTGTAGTAGATATAGACCCACAGGGGAATACAACAAGTGGATTTGGAATAGACAAAAATTCCTTAGAATTATCAACCTATGATATATTAATTAATAATGTTGGCGTCGATGAATCAACTATAAATACTAATATAAAGAATTTATTTCTAGTTCCTTCAAATGTAGAATTAGCAGGAGCTGAAATAGAGCTTACGAAGAGTGAGCATAGAGAACTTGCATTAAAAAATGCTATAAAAAAAATAAAAGAAGATTATGACTTTATATTTATAGATTGTCCACCTTCTTTAGGGTTATTGACTATCAATGCTTTAGCAGCTGTAGATAGTGTAGTTATACCAATCCAATGCGAGTATTACGCATTAGAAGGTGTTAGTCAACTGATGGATACTATAAAACTTGTAAAAAAGAATCTTAATCCTAAATTAGAAATAGAGGGCGTAGTTTTAAGTATGTTTGACGGAAGAACAAATCTTTCAATACAGGTAGTTGAAGAAGTAAAAAAATATTTCAAGGGGAAGGTTTTTACAACAATAATACCGAGGAATGTAAGGTTAGCTGAAGCACCTAGTTATGGATTATCTATATTAGAATATGACCCTAAATCAAGGGGGGCTGAAGCCTATAAGGAGCTAGCTGAAGAATTTATTAGTAACATGGAGGATGTGATATAG
- the noc gene encoding nucleoid occlusion protein, translating to MSEKREIKYIPIEQIKPNPYQPRKSFSKRSLEELSQSIKAYGVIQPISVRKLAENSYELVAGERRLRASEMANLESIPAIVVEMKDKDSAAMALIENLQRRDLNFIEEAEAYYNLINDHGMTQQELAEKIGKNQSTVANKLRILRLPVEVKKMIIENGLTERHARALLKLPDKELQIKVLEKVIKNELNVKKTEKLIKDILEDITSEKEKENKQRIKNLINFRIYLNTLKNAYNAIKESGVDAEYKQKDKGDFIEVVVKIPKNKKTG from the coding sequence ATGAGTGAAAAAAGAGAAATAAAATATATTCCTATCGAGCAAATTAAGCCTAACCCTTATCAGCCAAGAAAGAGTTTTAGTAAAAGGTCTTTAGAAGAATTAAGTCAATCAATAAAAGCATATGGAGTAATACAACCGATAAGTGTAAGAAAGTTAGCTGAAAATAGTTATGAGCTAGTTGCGGGTGAGAGAAGATTAAGAGCTAGTGAGATGGCTAATTTAGAAAGCATACCAGCTATAGTTGTAGAAATGAAGGACAAGGATTCAGCAGCAATGGCTTTGATAGAAAACTTACAAAGAAGAGATTTGAATTTTATAGAAGAGGCAGAGGCTTATTATAACTTGATAAATGACCACGGAATGACTCAACAGGAGTTGGCTGAAAAGATAGGAAAGAATCAATCGACTGTTGCAAACAAGCTGAGAATATTGAGATTACCAGTAGAAGTAAAGAAAATGATTATAGAAAATGGATTAACTGAGCGTCATGCTAGAGCATTATTAAAATTACCTGATAAGGAATTACAAATAAAAGTATTAGAAAAAGTAATAAAGAACGAATTAAATGTAAAAAAGACAGAGAAGTTAATAAAGGATATATTAGAAGACATAACTAGTGAAAAGGAAAAAGAGAATAAGCAGAGAATAAAGAATTTAATAAATTTCAGAATATATTTGAATACATTAAAAAATGCTTACAATGCAATAAAAGAGAGCGGAGTAGATGCAGAGTATAAACAGAAAGATAAAGGTGATTTTATTGAGGTAGTTGTTAAAATACCTAAAAATAAGAAAACAGGTTAA
- the rsmG gene encoding 16S rRNA (guanine(527)-N(7))-methyltransferase RsmG, producing the protein MTNMNTLIEGLGELSIPLENEKIDKFAIYKELLKEWNKKINITAITDDSDIDVKHFIDSLSVLKTGFVKEGYKIIDIGTGGGFPGLPLKIANPSLEVVLLDSLNKRIKFLNEVIENLGLSNITVIHGRAEDYGKKEEYREKFDIAVSRAVASLNVLCEYCLPFVKVGGYFLAMKGPEIYEEIEDAKKALDVLGGVVEDKFDIKLPFTDIKHTILVIKKVTETPTKYPRKAGKPTKRPL; encoded by the coding sequence ATGACTAATATGAACACTTTGATTGAGGGATTAGGAGAGCTTAGTATCCCTTTAGAGAATGAAAAAATAGATAAATTTGCTATTTATAAAGAACTTTTAAAGGAATGGAATAAAAAAATTAATATAACAGCAATCACTGATGATTCAGATATAGATGTAAAACACTTTATAGACAGTTTATCAGTATTAAAGACAGGTTTTGTAAAGGAAGGGTACAAGATAATTGATATTGGTACAGGTGGTGGATTTCCAGGATTACCTTTAAAAATAGCAAATCCTAGTCTTGAAGTAGTTTTACTTGATAGTTTAAATAAGAGAATTAAGTTTTTAAATGAAGTTATTGAAAATCTTGGGTTATCTAATATAACGGTAATTCATGGAAGAGCAGAAGACTATGGAAAAAAAGAAGAATATAGAGAAAAGTTTGATATAGCAGTATCTAGAGCTGTAGCTTCTTTAAATGTTTTATGTGAATATTGTTTACCCTTTGTTAAAGTAGGCGGATATTTTCTAGCAATGAAGGGACCAGAAATTTATGAAGAGATAGAAGATGCTAAAAAAGCATTGGATGTCTTAGGAGGAGTAGTAGAAGATAAATTTGATATAAAACTTCCATTTACAGATATAAAACATACTATATTAGTTATTAAAAAAGTAACAGAAACTCCGACAAAATATCCTAGAAAAGCAGGGAAGCCAACAAAAAGACCGCTTTAA